A single region of the Massilia sp. erpn genome encodes:
- a CDS encoding intradiol ring-cleavage dioxygenase: MNSHEHSLAEDLRAILAVTTGRRQSMRWLMAGAVSLPMLGCGGGSSGTAATAPATGTSGSGTTGSTGSTGSSTSCTVIPEETGGPYPADGSNSNGNGVVNVLTQSGVVRQDIRSSFNGPIGVADGVRLTIKLHIVNANNSCGGASGFAVYLWHCDREGNYSLYSNGVTGQNYLRGVQEADANGDLSFTTVFPGCYAGRMPHVHFEVYPSLAKAASVANRIKTSQFTFPLATLNEAYATAGYSTSVRNLSQISYATDNVFSDGYSLQLAAISGNAADGYVATLTVAVAA; this comes from the coding sequence ATGAACAGTCACGAACATAGCCTGGCCGAAGATCTGAGGGCAATACTGGCCGTCACTACCGGCCGGCGTCAATCGATGCGCTGGTTGATGGCTGGCGCGGTCTCGCTGCCGATGCTCGGTTGCGGCGGAGGTTCATCCGGCACCGCCGCAACGGCGCCTGCGACCGGGACATCGGGCAGCGGCACCACCGGCAGCACCGGCAGCACCGGCAGCAGCACAAGCTGCACCGTCATTCCAGAGGAAACGGGTGGTCCATACCCGGCTGATGGCAGCAACAGCAACGGCAACGGCGTGGTGAATGTGCTGACCCAGAGCGGCGTGGTGCGGCAGGATATCCGCAGCAGTTTCAATGGCCCCATCGGCGTGGCCGATGGCGTCAGGCTGACGATCAAGCTGCATATCGTGAACGCAAACAATAGCTGCGGCGGCGCCAGCGGTTTCGCTGTGTACTTATGGCATTGCGACCGTGAGGGCAATTACTCGCTGTACTCGAACGGCGTCACCGGCCAGAATTATCTGCGCGGCGTGCAGGAAGCCGACGCCAATGGCGACCTGAGTTTCACCACTGTCTTCCCCGGCTGCTACGCGGGCCGCATGCCCCATGTGCATTTCGAGGTCTATCCGAGCCTGGCGAAAGCGGCCAGTGTCGCCAACCGCATCAAGACTTCGCAGTTCACTTTCCCGCTGGCTACGCTGAACGAGGCCTACGCCACAGCCGGCTACAGTACCAGCGTGCGTAATCTGTCGCAGATCAGCTATGCCACCGACAATGTCTTCAGCGACGGCTACTCCCTGCAGCTTGCCGCCATCAGCGGCAATGCGGCCGATGGCTATGTCGCCACGCTGACGGTGGCTGTCGCAGCCTGA